From one Sulfurospirillum oryzae genomic stretch:
- a CDS encoding Ig-like domain-containing protein: protein MAQVIGYIKSLQNGIFFAKDAHGQIRELKAGDQVFKDELVYGAENNPQNAQVIIDVTLTDAKDIALSGAEQLYTDLSVIGGSFEKEDAVLSTDSLENAWKLSTNTANPDMPLDATAAGVEAPAAGQSPADGDHPNSGIFYDRTGAISDVRTVLAQDTVNGTISQNVTRVDTQDLNDRPVVENVTRTEIEALDGSNKISGQLVASDPDVGDTHTFFAVEGTLLLNGKPAPEGISFVLNPDGTYSVTGDFNHLAMGENAVVSFQYYAVDNGIDVGAPHNSLPATVTLTVQGTNDQPVISDINVNGGVQEEITHPSIAVFDNSKYVDSSNGYWAESDNIQATLTSQGHSVSAFTDESSAGFKTALANASVLIMPEEENGSYTNLSAGAKETIHDFVNDGGTLIINSAYVNYDTAFLNQMFGWSLSDSGIFYSDGGHPFSKTSDAIGTRYEGAPSSLPDNDGTYTIATSSLPEGALNLYADGNGHTAMFSITVGSGTVVFLAYDWYNAAPVGDYDGGWLDILNLAVSNTAHVIYETHDSSEGATHTNDGNNILTGALSVTDDDATDTHTFRVVDNSVQILDKSEAGITLDDVKVSITKGEDGTWQYKIDGDFTKLAAGEKATVTFQYVADDGHGFDGTDGVNESSVSAPKTITLTITGTNDQPVVENVVVSQNEVVDGVNTFTGTLVATDADAHDTHKFYGVTNEGEGGGDMPPMDDMPRKEILLKEMPADEKIVFIPKEVPQSIAYTLDAPTKGVYVDNITINENGTYSVVGDFNALATGEKAVVTFQYYAVDSSSTQANGESNTSEVKTVTLTIVGTNDAPVAHSDINSVTEAGSDDVGKFMATGNLLANDVDVDHNAHLDVASVNGVKPFFGQFIVFGEYGALHVNQATGQYEYVLNNLDSRVDGLDTKETLTETFTYVVTDEHGATSTSTLSITINGTNDAPTIFTSTGNWFNANDTVDESALANGTHQKGTTALAYGTFTIGDVDGLDDIKSISVAGKTFNVSSDNNFADLVGQTVATEHGEVTIASYSHGTFNYTYALTSATMDVKFVTETDSFKVIVSDGDKSDSATVTVNITDDAPIVTKDAQTTNEDVASISGNVLDNDKVGADGVGSVVFDHTKGTYGTLSYDSKTGAYTYTPNANAQTLAQGDSVQEKFTYTLTDGDGDKASSTLTITVTGNNDAPVFIQPSYSFNYNENSTAATELGTVQATDIDHGSRVTYSILSGNDAGYYTIDSATGAIKLTAAGVNSSANDFESPTNNHNLVIGASDSITTTSINVALNEKNVNEAPDAVNDMYVISGLRGQYYAYHEGDLLDGANLSNLAQVEQFIATHTADATFAAKAIDFKYIASGGLGGDGHLQTFLGTDASTLSNDPENSSDAIVKLSGSIELAKGDYTFRVTSDDGFSIVIDGKTVASDPTIHAPTTTDYTVNIAESGTHNISIVYWDQGGEAVLKVEVKNNVTDSSFHVLNGTSDALSNLVTNEDTPLTIAPSILLANDSDVDGDKLTITSVQGDAGTHGTVAIVNGNVVFTPEKDYNGDATFKYTVSDGNGATDTATVTLHVNPVNDAPAFGQASYTFGYNENSPTTAVLGTVHATDVDSTTLTYSIIGGNSDGYYAINSTTGAINLTDKGFASSANDFETGNNAHTLTVSVSDGSLSSSVTVTLNEQDVVEVIAHANADHIITNAGTSTFVVPEWALMANDTGATDITGVSNKSDLATVNLTSNSGSVTIQDNNSAPDWAWWSETNGGSFDYTANGSTAHVDVTQDIGRNLNGTNGNDILISNNGQPDIHGGKGDDILIGGNGNDYLYGEAGNDTLVYNPNNGIIDGGTGTDTLVFTQQNPNIDFGSLYSRNEPISGIEVLDLSKANVSLTNISYRDVLDITDSGKLTILGDASDNVDFANNEEWTKSATPVTEAINGASHTFDVYTNSHDSTVIVKVEQNIHDTI, encoded by the coding sequence AACAATCCTCAAAACGCACAAGTTATTATTGATGTCACTTTAACCGATGCCAAAGACATCGCACTTTCAGGCGCTGAACAACTTTACACAGACCTTTCCGTTATTGGCGGATCCTTTGAAAAAGAAGATGCCGTTCTTTCAACTGATTCATTAGAAAACGCATGGAAACTCAGTACCAATACCGCTAATCCAGATATGCCATTAGATGCTACAGCTGCTGGTGTTGAAGCTCCTGCTGCTGGACAAAGTCCTGCAGATGGTGATCATCCAAACAGTGGGATCTTTTACGATAGAACAGGTGCCATTAGTGATGTCAGAACGGTTTTAGCTCAAGATACTGTTAATGGTACTATTTCTCAAAATGTTACAAGAGTTGATACCCAAGATCTCAATGACCGCCCAGTGGTTGAGAATGTTACAAGAACTGAAATAGAAGCACTTGATGGTTCAAATAAGATAAGTGGACAACTGGTAGCTTCTGATCCTGATGTGGGCGATACCCATACATTTTTTGCCGTTGAAGGTACATTGCTTCTTAATGGAAAACCTGCACCAGAAGGTATTTCTTTTGTTCTAAATCCAGATGGAACTTACTCTGTTACAGGAGATTTCAATCACTTAGCTATGGGAGAAAATGCGGTTGTTTCATTTCAATACTACGCTGTTGATAATGGTATAGACGTAGGTGCACCACACAATTCATTACCAGCAACCGTCACTCTTACCGTTCAAGGAACCAATGACCAACCTGTTATTAGCGATATTAATGTCAATGGCGGGGTGCAAGAGGAGATTACTCATCCTAGTATAGCCGTATTTGATAACAGCAAATATGTAGATAGTTCTAATGGTTATTGGGCAGAGTCAGATAATATTCAAGCTACACTAACTTCTCAAGGTCATTCAGTTTCAGCCTTTACTGATGAAAGTTCAGCAGGTTTTAAAACTGCTTTAGCCAATGCCAGTGTTCTTATTATGCCAGAAGAAGAAAATGGTAGCTATACCAATCTATCCGCGGGCGCAAAAGAGACCATACATGATTTTGTAAATGATGGTGGCACATTGATAATAAACAGTGCTTATGTTAATTATGATACTGCCTTCCTTAATCAAATGTTCGGGTGGTCTTTAAGTGATAGTGGCATTTTTTACTCAGATGGCGGACACCCTTTTAGTAAAACTTCTGATGCAATTGGTACACGTTATGAAGGTGCTCCAAGTTCATTGCCTGACAATGATGGAACTTATACTATAGCAACGAGCTCTTTGCCAGAAGGTGCATTAAATTTATATGCCGATGGTAATGGACATACCGCTATGTTTAGTATTACAGTAGGAAGTGGGACGGTAGTCTTTTTAGCTTATGATTGGTATAACGCAGCACCAGTTGGAGATTATGATGGTGGTTGGTTAGATATTCTAAATCTTGCAGTTTCAAATACAGCACATGTTATCTATGAAACTCACGATAGCAGTGAAGGCGCTACCCATACAAACGATGGTAACAATATTTTAACAGGAGCTTTATCTGTTACAGATGATGACGCAACTGATACCCATACCTTTAGAGTGGTTGATAACAGTGTTCAGATATTAGACAAATCCGAAGCAGGCATTACTTTAGATGATGTTAAAGTCTCTATCACTAAAGGTGAAGATGGCACATGGCAATATAAAATTGATGGTGACTTCACTAAACTAGCAGCAGGCGAAAAAGCAACCGTGACATTCCAATATGTTGCCGATGATGGTCATGGATTTGATGGTACGGATGGTGTCAATGAAAGCTCTGTTAGTGCTCCAAAAACAATTACTCTTACCATTACAGGTACCAATGACCAACCAGTGGTTGAAAATGTGGTTGTTTCCCAAAATGAAGTCGTTGATGGTGTCAATACATTTACTGGCACACTTGTAGCAACCGATGCAGATGCTCACGATACACATAAATTCTATGGTGTTACCAATGAAGGCGAGGGTGGCGGTGATATGCCTCCGATGGATGATATGCCTCGAAAAGAAATACTTCTAAAAGAAATGCCAGCTGATGAGAAGATAGTATTCATCCCTAAAGAAGTTCCACAAAGTATTGCTTATACACTTGATGCTCCTACTAAAGGAGTGTATGTTGATAATATCACCATCAATGAAAATGGCACATACTCTGTTGTTGGAGACTTTAACGCTCTTGCTACAGGTGAAAAAGCAGTCGTAACATTCCAATACTATGCAGTCGATAGCAGCAGTACACAAGCCAATGGCGAGTCCAATACCTCAGAGGTTAAAACGGTTACATTGACTATTGTTGGTACAAACGATGCACCAGTGGCACACAGTGATATTAACAGTGTTACAGAAGCAGGCAGTGATGATGTGGGCAAATTTATGGCGACAGGCAATCTTCTTGCCAATGATGTTGATGTCGATCATAATGCTCATTTGGATGTTGCTTCAGTGAATGGGGTTAAACCTTTCTTTGGGCAATTCATTGTTTTTGGTGAATATGGTGCATTACATGTAAACCAAGCAACAGGTCAATATGAGTATGTCTTAAATAATCTAGACAGTCGCGTAGATGGTCTTGATACTAAAGAAACCTTGACAGAAACATTTACATACGTTGTGACTGATGAGCACGGCGCTACATCGACATCGACATTGTCAATTACCATCAATGGAACCAATGATGCTCCAACGATTTTTACAAGCACAGGTAACTGGTTCAATGCAAATGACACCGTCGATGAATCTGCATTAGCAAATGGTACACATCAAAAAGGTACAACGGCTCTTGCTTATGGGACATTTACCATTGGCGATGTTGATGGTTTAGATGACATCAAATCTATCAGTGTGGCAGGAAAAACATTTAATGTTTCATCAGACAACAATTTTGCAGACCTTGTAGGACAAACCGTTGCAACAGAACATGGTGAAGTGACCATTGCTAGCTATAGCCATGGCACATTTAACTACACCTATGCATTAACTTCTGCAACAATGGATGTTAAATTTGTGACCGAAACCGATAGCTTCAAAGTCATTGTTTCCGATGGTGATAAATCAGACAGCGCGACTGTAACAGTAAACATCACTGATGATGCTCCAATTGTCACTAAAGATGCACAAACAACCAACGAAGATGTCGCAAGCATTTCTGGTAATGTTTTAGACAATGACAAAGTAGGCGCTGATGGTGTTGGTTCTGTTGTGTTTGACCATACTAAAGGTACTTATGGCACACTCTCTTACGACAGTAAAACAGGTGCGTACACCTACACACCTAATGCAAACGCTCAAACATTGGCACAAGGAGATAGTGTTCAAGAGAAATTCACCTATACTCTTACGGATGGCGATGGCGATAAAGCAAGCAGTACATTGACCATTACGGTTACAGGTAACAACGACGCACCAGTCTTCATTCAGCCTTCCTATAGCTTTAACTATAATGAAAATAGCACAGCTGCAACGGAACTTGGAACGGTTCAAGCAACTGATATTGACCATGGAAGTAGGGTTACATACTCTATTTTAAGTGGCAACGATGCTGGTTACTATACGATCGATAGTGCAACAGGAGCGATTAAATTAACCGCAGCAGGTGTCAATTCTTCTGCAAATGATTTTGAATCACCTACCAACAACCACAACCTCGTAATAGGCGCAAGTGATAGCATAACCACAACGTCTATCAATGTAGCACTCAATGAGAAAAATGTCAACGAAGCACCCGATGCGGTGAATGATATGTATGTCATTAGTGGACTTAGAGGTCAATACTATGCGTATCATGAAGGTGATTTGCTCGATGGTGCAAATTTAAGTAACCTTGCTCAAGTGGAACAATTCATTGCTACACACACTGCAGATGCAACGTTTGCTGCAAAAGCTATTGACTTTAAATATATAGCATCAGGAGGCTTGGGCGGCGATGGTCATTTGCAAACATTCTTAGGAACAGATGCTTCAACACTCTCAAATGACCCTGAAAACAGTTCAGATGCTATTGTTAAACTAAGCGGTTCTATCGAATTAGCTAAAGGTGATTATACCTTTAGAGTAACTTCTGATGATGGTTTTAGCATAGTTATTGATGGTAAAACGGTTGCGTCAGATCCTACTATCCATGCACCAACAACAACGGATTATACAGTCAACATTGCTGAGAGTGGGACTCATAATATCAGCATCGTTTATTGGGATCAAGGTGGTGAAGCGGTTCTTAAAGTCGAGGTTAAAAATAATGTAACGGATTCAAGTTTCCATGTCTTGAATGGTACAAGCGATGCACTTTCCAATTTAGTGACCAATGAAGACACTCCTCTTACCATTGCACCAAGCATATTGCTTGCTAATGACTCCGATGTTGATGGCGATAAATTGACAATTACGAGCGTTCAAGGTGATGCAGGAACACATGGTACGGTTGCTATTGTCAATGGCAATGTTGTCTTTACCCCAGAGAAAGATTACAACGGTGATGCAACCTTCAAATACACCGTTAGCGATGGCAATGGAGCAACAGACACGGCTACCGTTACTTTACATGTAAACCCAGTCAATGACGCACCAGCCTTTGGACAAGCTTCTTATACCTTTGGTTATAATGAAAACAGCCCAACCACAGCCGTTCTTGGAACCGTTCACGCAACCGATGTAGATAGCACAACGCTCACTTACAGTATCATAGGTGGTAACAGCGATGGTTACTATGCTATTAACAGCACAACAGGAGCGATTAATCTTACAGACAAAGGCTTTGCTTCTTCTGCCAATGATTTTGAAACAGGCAATAATGCGCATACCCTTACCGTAAGTGTAAGCGACGGTAGCTTGAGTTCATCTGTCACTGTGACACTCAATGAACAAGATGTCGTTGAAGTAATTGCACATGCTAATGCAGATCATATTATTACCAATGCAGGTACAAGCACTTTTGTTGTTCCAGAATGGGCATTGATGGCAAATGATACAGGTGCGACAGATATTACAGGTGTGTCAAATAAATCTGATTTAGCGACAGTTAATTTGACAAGCAACAGCGGTTCTGTGACTATTCAAGATAATAATAGTGCTCCTGATTGGGCATGGTGGAGTGAGACTAATGGAGGTTCATTTGACTATACAGCTAATGGCTCGACTGCACATGTTGATGTGACACAAGACATTGGACGAAATCTAAATGGCACCAATGGCAATGATATTCTTATTAGCAATAACGGTCAACCTGATATTCATGGTGGCAAAGGAGATGATATTTTGATTGGTGGCAATGGCAATGATTATCTCTATGGTGAAGCTGGCAATGACACATTGGTTTACAACCCTAACAATGGTATTATTGATGGAGGAACAGGAACAGATACTTTGGTATTTACGCAACAAAATCCAAATATTGATTTTGGCTCTTTGTATAGTAGAAATGAACCAATTTCAGGTATTGAAGTGCTTGATCTTAGCAAAGCCAATGTTAGCCTTACCAATATTTCGTACAGAGATGTTCTCGATATAACCGATAGTGGTAAATTGACCATCTTGGGAGATGCTTCTGACAATGTTGATTTTGCAAACAACGAAGAGTGGACAAAATCCGCAACACCAGTGACAGAAGCTATTAATGGTGCAAGTCATACTTTTGATGTCTATACCAATAGCCATGATAGTACTGTTATAGTTAAAGTAGAGCAAAATATCCACGATACGATCTAA